The region GCAGGGCGCTGGCGCTGGCGCGGGGGACCATCTCGCTGACGTTCCCGCCGTAACTGGCGATCTCGCGCACCATGGAACTGCTCACGAAGCTCCAGCGGGTCGCGGCCATGATGAATACCGTCTCCGCGTCCCCGATCTGGCGGTTCAGGTGCGCGATCTGCAGTTCGTACTCGTAGTCGGACACGGCGCGCAGGCCGCGCACGATCACGCTGCCGGTCTCCTGCCGGGCCATGTAGTCCACCAGCAGCCCGCCGAAGGTGTCCACGCTGACGTTGGGGAAGTGCGCGGTCGCCTCGCGCAGGATCTCCAGGCGTTCGTCCAGCGTGAAGAGGTGGCGGCCCTGCTTGCGGGCGTTGTGCATGACCGTCACGGTCACGTGGTCGAAGATCCGCGCGGCGCGCGTCAGCACGTCCATGTGCCCGCTGGTGATCGGGTCGAACGAGCCCGGGAAAACGGCGTTCATAACCCCGCCACCTTACCCGATTTCGCCGTCATCGTCGCCGTCCGCGTCCAGTTCCGGGGCGTCCGGGTGCCAGTACAGCGTGAGGGTGTTGCTGCCGTACTCGCGTTCCTCCCGCGTGAAGTCCGCGTGCTCGGGCAGGTGCAGCCGGTCCGGATGCTGGCACACCAGCAGCCCGCCGGGCGCGAGGACGCCACTGGCGAGAATCTGCGCGGTCAGCTTCGGGATGTCCGCCTCGTACGGCGGATCGCTGAATACCACGTCGAACTGCCCCAGGCGTTTCAGGAGCGCCCCGGCGTCCCCCTTCACGATCCGCACGCGCAGGTCCAGGGCGCGGGCGTTCGCCTCCAGTGCCCGCACGGCCCGCGCGTCCTTCTCGACCAGCGTCACGCGGTACCCGCGACTGGCGGCCTCCAGCCCGATCGCGCCGCTCCCGCCGTGCAGGTCGATGAATTCCGGGTATCGCCCGGCGGGCGCGCGGGCGGCGAGCAGGTCGAACAGGCTCTTGCGGACGCGCGCGCCGCTGGGCCGGGCGCTGTCGGGCACCTGCAGGCTACGGCCCTTCGCGGTGCCGCCCAGGATGCGCAGGCTCATAGCAACTCCGGTTGAACGGCCTGCCGTTCGACCCGAGCGGACGCGACTCTCAGAGCTGCCCCGCAGAGTGGGAGTCGTGCGGGTTCCGGGCGTGGAGTGGCTGCCCCGGTGGGGTTCCGGGGGAGCCACGGAACAGATGGAATCCGCTTCATTTCAGGCCCCTGCGGAGGTGGGTGGGGGAGGGGAACGTCATCCCTTCAGGATAGAGCACGCTGCACTTGACCCGGCTCAGCCCAGGTGGGGCGCGGCGGCGTCGAAGCCGTCCAGCGTGCCGGGCTGGAGGTGCCAGTCCTCGCCGTCCCGCGTCGCCTGCCCCGCCTGCACCAGTCGGTTCAGTTCCGCCTCCACGCGCTGCTGCACGCGCCGCAGCGGCATGCCGTCCGCGCCCGCCACGCCGCGCCACGTGAGGAACGCGCGGTGAAAGGCGGGCAGGTCGTTCAGGCCCACGTGGGTTTCCAGGGCGCGCCAGCTGATGCTCGTCATGCCACCCGTTCTACGCCGTGCGGCGGGCCGCGTACAATGGCGGGCATGACCGATCTGCCGGGCGACCCTGCCGAGCTGCCGGACTCCAGCGCCCTGGAGGCCGCCTCGCCGGAACTGGCGCGCGCCCTGGACGCGCTGGGCGGGCAGCTCGTGTGGCGCATCGGGAAGGACGAGGCCAGCGACGACGTCGTGGTGCGGCTGGGCTTCGCGTCCGCCACGCCCCGCTTCGCGCACCTGCCCCGCCTGCGCAGCGCCGGGGACGCCGAGTTGCAGGCGGCGCTGGCGGAGAACCGCGTGGTGATCGAGTGGGTGGACTGATTCCGGTGCTCGCGTGATCGTCGAGGCGACGCAGGACTTCACGCTGCCCTGGACCGGGGACGACGCGGCGGCGCTGGCGTTCGTGCGCGACCCGGCCCGCGCGCTGTCCCGCGTGCGTTTCCTGCGTGACCTGCGTGCCGACGGCGAGGGCGTGCGTGGCGAACTGCTCGTGCCGCTCCCCGGCCTGGGCGAGGTGGACCTGCCGTTCCACAGCGTCCTGACCGCCACGCCGGACGGGGGGGCGCTCACGCCGCAGGCCATCAGCGGCGAGCGCGCGTGGGTGGAGGTCGCCGGGCAGGCCCGCCTGGACGGGGGCACGCTGCACTTCGCGTTCCAGTTCCGCGCGCACCTCGCCACGCCGGACGCGCAGGGCTGGGGCGGCGCGGCGTTCGAGAAGATGATCCGCGCCGCCGCTGCCCGCACCCTGGACCGCGTGGCCCGTGAACTGCCCGCCGGAATCGCACAGGCCGCGCAGGAATAGCGCGAAATGGAAACGCCCCAGCCGAATCGGGGCTGGGACGCATTTTTTGAGCGGATTCCGTCCGTTTCGGTGGCTGATCGGAAGGGCACCGATCGGCCACCTCCACTCCCGGAACCCGCCTGACTCCTACTCGCATCCGCTCGGGTTGAACGGAGCTGCGCCCCATTCAACCGGAGTGATTACGCTTTGACTTCGGGTTCGGGGAAGTCGAGGACGCGCGCGTCGCTCCAGAGGCCTTCGAGGTCGTAGTACTCGCGGGCGTCCTTGGTCATGATGTGCACGACGACGCTACCGCCGAACGCGAGGAGCAGCCAGCGTTCGCTGGGGCCTTCGACGCTGGGGCGGGGCAGGCCGGTCGCCTGGGCTTTCTCACGGATGTTTTCCTGCACGGCGTTCAGCTGCAGTCCGGCGGTGGCGGTGCAGATCACGAAGTATTCGAGGGTGCTGCTGACGTCGGTCAGGTCGAGGACGGTGACGTCTTCGGCGCGGCGTTCGCGGGCGGCGTCCACGATGGCGCGCAGCTGGTTCATGGTGGTGGTGTCGGGGGTCATGGGTGCTCCGGGTGTTGAGTGGGGGCGGGTGGGGTGGTCTGGCGCGCCTGCTGGGGGCCGGTGTGGGGCCGCGTGGGCCTGAGCGGGCCGGGGCGCGCTGCAATGGGTCAGTCTACAGGGCGCGGGGCGGGACACGCCCCTGCCGTGACTTCATTTCGGGGCTCAGGGGGTGGCGGGTCCGGGGGTGGGGGCGCCCAGGCCCTTCAAGCCGGCGAGGCTCTCGGCGGCGTCCGCGCCGAGCAGGATGCCGACCTCGCCCGCGCTGACCGGGAAGCGTTCGCCCTGCAGCCGGGGGAGGTTCAGGGTGTCGGCCAGTTGCGACGCGTCGGAGACGTCCTGCTGCGTGAACACCTGACTGGCCTCGCCGCTGCGGGGGGCGGGCGTGACCTGCACGTTGCGGTAGCCCAGCGCGGTCAGGGCGCGGGTCAGGGCCGGCCCGAGGTTCTCGCCGCTGGCGTCCACGACCGTGACCTTCAGGTCGGGGTTGGGGGGCGTGGCGGGCACGTCGCCCCACACCTGCGCGAGGCGGTCGCGGTTCACGGCGAGGTTGAAGGTGCCCGGAATGTCGTCGGTGGGCAGCGTCGCGAAGCTGAGTTTCATCTGGCCCAGGTAGGGGCGCATGGCGGCGATGGTGGTGGGGTTCACGTCGGT is a window of Deinococcus grandis DNA encoding:
- the coaD gene encoding pantetheine-phosphate adenylyltransferase, giving the protein MNAVFPGSFDPITSGHMDVLTRAARIFDHVTVTVMHNARKQGRHLFTLDERLEILREATAHFPNVSVDTFGGLLVDYMARQETGSVIVRGLRAVSDYEYELQIAHLNRQIGDAETVFIMAATRWSFVSSSMVREIASYGGNVSEMVPRASASALRRKHADVYEERETELQTQTAGS
- a CDS encoding RsmD family RNA methyltransferase produces the protein MSLRILGGTAKGRSLQVPDSARPSGARVRKSLFDLLAARAPAGRYPEFIDLHGGSGAIGLEAASRGYRVTLVEKDARAVRALEANARALDLRVRIVKGDAGALLKRLGQFDVVFSDPPYEADIPKLTAQILASGVLAPGGLLVCQHPDRLHLPEHADFTREEREYGSNTLTLYWHPDAPELDADGDDDGEIG
- a CDS encoding DUF3248 domain-containing protein, whose product is MTDLPGDPAELPDSSALEAASPELARALDALGGQLVWRIGKDEASDDVVVRLGFASATPRFAHLPRLRSAGDAELQAALAENRVVIEWVD
- a CDS encoding DUF3809 domain-containing protein — encoded protein: MIVEATQDFTLPWTGDDAAALAFVRDPARALSRVRFLRDLRADGEGVRGELLVPLPGLGEVDLPFHSVLTATPDGGALTPQAISGERAWVEVAGQARLDGGTLHFAFQFRAHLATPDAQGWGGAAFEKMIRAAAARTLDRVARELPAGIAQAAQE
- the rsfS gene encoding ribosome silencing factor — encoded protein: MTPDTTTMNQLRAIVDAARERRAEDVTVLDLTDVSSTLEYFVICTATAGLQLNAVQENIREKAQATGLPRPSVEGPSERWLLLAFGGSVVVHIMTKDAREYYDLEGLWSDARVLDFPEPEVKA